TTTAGGCCAAGAGAAATGGCAGACACTTTAGTAGCATAGTAttaatgctactccctccgtcccaaaataagtgacttaaCTTTGTATTAATTTAGTACATCTTTTAGCTGATTTTTTTAGCTGATTTAACTCATCAACAGTATTCTGATTCTAGCTAGTCTAGACACTATGCAGATGGATGCATGCATGAACATGGATGGTTGTCGCCTGTCGGCGCAAGAGCACTATCTAGGGGCAAAGTGAAAGGCCTATGTCCAGCAGCTAATTAACACAACTCCCATATACATTGACTCCGACGGCTTAACACAATTCGCTGTCGCGAGCAAGCATTCTCCTCAGGTGGCCGGAAAGTTATCCAAACCCACCGCCATTTTGCTGTACGTGCTCCCATCATTTTTCGTAAACAGGGCGGACCCAGACTCAAGATTACCCGGTGTCCACATAGAAGAACGCATCAAAAAATGAATGACCTACACACTAAATTAATGGATTATCTTAAGCAAGTGTAGATTGGACCCGGTGCCAGTGACACCGGGTAGCTGTACGTAGCTACGCCCCTGTCCGTAAACAATACAAATTAatgagatgagagagagagagatatttgttctcctttgcgtggaagtggAATATTAAACTGGGAATGGAGCATATAGCTAAGCTAGCACTGGGACACATCCATGACTCGGATCCACCCATGGGCTACGTGTAGTGTGCGCCGCACAGTGCCAATCGAGCGTGCACGCGCCTATATAAAAGAGACGGGCCTCGGCCTGAGCTCATCGCCTCATCCATCGCAGCCATTTGCTTGCCAGCGAGAGAGTGAGAAACATCAAGCTCGAGCTAGTGAGTGAAAGGGAAGCTTAGACTTGTGATTTTTAGTGAGAAGGAAGCTAAGCTAGCCAaccagagagaaagagagagagggtgggTATGGGGTGGAAAGTTGTGAACGATGTGAAGCCATACCTGGCGATGGTGCTGCTGCAGGTGGGGTTCGCCGGGATGTACATCATCGCTGTGGCGTCCCTCAAGGCCGGGATGAGCCACTTCGTGCTCGTCGTCTACCGTAACCTCGTCGCCACCGCCGTCATGACGCCCTTCGCCCTCTACTTCGAGAGGTAAACAATTCCATCCtgcctatcccccccccccctccgtacATTGTCCTGCCATAGCGTACGTGAATCATGGGCTCGCACATGCATCATGCGCATGGGATTAGTGTGCATGCAAAGTGCAACCGAGCATCCATGTCACTAGTAGTGTTGCCTATTTTCCCGTCGAAAAACATCCGATAGAGGATCAAGATCAACGCGCGCGCGCGCGCTCAAACCCGCACATATATCGATCTACAGAGTACAGACTGGACTATCGCATGCAGTGTTAGAGGATTGGCAGATTAAGTCACCACACAATATAACATATAATACGAGATCTTTATAAGCTAGGACTAGAGTACTCTAGCATTCACTTAAAGTTAGTTAGACAAACTTTTGAGGTAGCTAGGGATGACTGAACAAACAGATAGATACAAAAAGGAAGATATATGGGAAAATTAACAAGGACAACTTACCAAACGTGCAACCCCACGATCGAGCAAATACACACGTACAATTTGTCAAGTTCGTTCATATTTATGTCTCATTTAGATGGTGCAAGCTGCACAACCAGTACTTGCGGATCCTAATCCAGAAAAGTAGTATACATATATGCATCTTGATACCTTATTCTATTTTGTACCGGCAAGATAACCAGCTTTCCCGCCTCTCATTGTCACTCGTTAAATCAGATGTACGTACCTCTCATCGTGCAGCATCTATATATGGATGGATCTATCAGAATATAATTATGCATTAGCAGAATTAGAAAAGTGACACACAAGCAGGTATGTCTATGTGGCTAGCTAACCGGCCTGTACGTGTGCGGTATGTGTGTTCACGTACGTGTAAACGCACCTCGACGACCTCCACTAGGCAGTGTGCCCTGATTGGCCACTAGTGGAGGACCTACCATGAATGGAACCCAGAAGCATGCATACTAGCTACTCCTCTGTGGTGGAGTAGTTCAGTTCGATTACTTTTTACTCTACCTAAATCATGGTTTATGCTCCAACTTGTGCAGGGGACTGAGGCCAAAGATGACAATCACCATCTTCATCAAGGTCATGGGGCTCGCATTCCTCGAGTACGTGCACCGTTAATTATTTGACCGTCCGTGCATACCACATAACTCTTTCTAGATTACTGGCTGATGTGTTGTGTTGCATGGGACTCTCAGGCCCGTCATGGACCAGAACCTGTACTTCATGGGCGCGAAGCTCACCTCGGCGGGATTCGCGACGGCCCTGGTCAACATACTGCCGGCCGTCACCTTCGTGCTGGCCCTCATCCTGCGCATGGAGAAGGTGCGGCTGCGGAGCCTGCACAGTCAAGCCAAGATCGCCGGCACGGTCCTCACGGTGGCCGGCGCTGTGCTGATGGTCCTGTACCACGGCCCCATCGTGCAGTTCCCGTGGACCAAGGGCCAGCACCACGCCACCGCCAGTGGCCAGGGCGCCGGCGGCGCGGCCGCCGCTCGGGACTGGCTGAACGGGACCATCATGGTCATCGTCGCCTGTGTGGCCTGGGCGTGCTTCTTCATCCTCCAGTCCAACACCCTCCAAAGCTACCCGGCGGAGCTGTCACTCACCGTGCTCATCTGCGGCATGGGCTCGCTCATGAGCGGCGCCATCGCCCTCGTCGCCGAGCGCGCCAACACCCAGGCATGGGTCATCGGCTTCGACACCCGCCTCTTCACCGCCGTTTACGCCGGCATAGTGTGCTCCGGCGTGGCTTACTATGTGCAGGGTATCGTGTCGAGGCAAAGGGGCCCTGTATTCGTGACGGCCTTCAACCCACTCTGCATGATCGTAACCGCCGTCATGGGCTCCATCATTCTCAAGGAGGAGATCAATCTCGGAAGGTACGTACATTAGTGCTTCCAGCCACCATATATATCAAGATGGATGAAGATGTATACTTTAGTGCAACAATACTAATTATCTCATTTCATTGTTTCTTTCAGTGTGATTGGTGCAGCCATCATCGTGGGAGGCCTCTACTTTCTCATCTGGGGCAAGAGCAAGGATGAGATTAACAAAGTCTACGACGCCAGCGTCAAGGGCGCCGGCGAGCTGCCCTTAACCTCGGTGACCAACGGCCACCGCCACGGCAAGCAGCACGAGCTCGGCAACAGCAACGGAAGCCATGTTTTGGACGTCAAGACGCCGACGACCAATGACCACTACTTGCCAAGGGATCTACCGGAGTAGGCGAATAGCTACGTGTTATACGTTCACCCATCTTCCATCGACCAGTATGTCTAGCTTTTTACTGGTAATGCATGGCCCATCGATCGATCATGCATGAAGACGAATTCTGTTGTCCATTTTCTTCTTGTCAGCTTCTCTCTAGCGACGATCCTCTCATGTGACTATGTGAGACAGTGAGAGAGTGAGAAGTGCTAATTATAACATCCCTTTTGCCGATCCATGTGGATTTTTTGGAACTTGGGTCTACGCACACCTGATTAGGCTGCCTGTAACGGCTAGTATCATACgttaatatcatgcatatgatactactgtaagatactacctccctaatgcataatATCGTATATCAGCATATAAATGACTTTATTTGCAGGAAAcatacagtatcatgatatgatactcaactatctctttcttcatttaattctatgtcacCTCATTAAAATtgactagttggcatgcatgatactagctatgatactcccattacaatcATTCTTAAACATTTAAATTAAAAATGTAGTAAAGAATAGTCAAACATTTCAGATTTTTCAATAAATATGATCTAGTGTTGTACTCACATGCAAAGTTTCACAAAGAAATGACTTCTATGAACTTTTGGGCCAAGAAAAATTGTAACTACAAAAACTTCAACAGTAACCTTTACACAGTACCGATTCCATTTTTGTTTTTGCCCAGAATATTTTCGAAACATGACACATGAATACAATAGTAGACCAAGTTTGTTACAAAATTCGGAAATGTTTgacttttttgttattttttttttcAGTTTCGAGTACATGTGCACCCAGGTTCCATTGAGTATTTTTGCCCCTGTGATGGTTATacttactccctccttccatctatatagggcctaatgcgtttttcaaggctaactttgaccaaatgttagagcaataatatatgacatgcaacttacacaaagcacatcatcaaatgcgtatgtgaaaggagctttcaacgatataattttcacattatgcatgtcatgtattattaattttatcaatagtcaaaggcggtcttgaaaaacgcattaggccctatatagatggaaggagggagtatacagGATGCTAGTCACTTCTAAGTTGAGCACAGATGCATGGTTAGATGGAAACGGGGATTTACCAAATTCTGAACTTGGGCATACAGGTGGATGATGTGGAGGGTAAGGTCCCATCCACAACTGATTTTTTTATGGCGCCCCATCGCCTTGAATTACATAACATGGTTGTCTCGAGCAATCGTTCGATttagttttgtttttgttttgagaaaCAATCGTTCGATTTAGTGCAAGGAAGGTAAGAATGAGAATGGGCTGAGGGTACCCATTGGGCCGGGGCATTAGCATGGCCCAAAGAATTCAAGGACAATGGATCTTTTGCGTCGGCTTCGTAAAGAAACTAAGGCAGGGGATCCAGTCTCCGTTAGCCGAACAAGACGGAAGGATCCATCCAGATTTTGTTGCCTTGGGCTGTGATATGCCATCACTTTTTTGGGGGGCGGCGAGAAAAGGAGTTTACTTCCATATTACAATAGCATATACCTTTGCATCTTCAGTTCAACAGCACTCCAAGGCCCATGACCAGGGGCAAGCTCAAGCAGATCGCCAAATGCTGCGACCTCAACGTGGACGCCATCCTCGCTCAAGCTTCGTCCTCCTCCACGGTCGGGACTGGCTGCTCTGGCCAATCCGACGGCTCCTCCGCTTCTTCCATGGGCGCACACCTTGTTGCTGATGTCTAGATGCCTTTCAGATATGCTCTTGCACTTCCCAGGGTTAGCTGGCATCTTCTATGCCCTTCTTTCCATTAGTTTTAGTCCCAGAGCATGTTTAGTTTCTGTTAGCCATGCTCATTGCCAGTTTGTTGGCTCAGTCATGTATTTGGTCAGTGTCTCTTTCAGTCTTAATGTTATGCTAAGTCTAGCTTCTAGGCCAAGTTGT
Above is a window of Triticum aestivum cultivar Chinese Spring chromosome 6B, IWGSC CS RefSeq v2.1, whole genome shotgun sequence DNA encoding:
- the LOC123138426 gene encoding WAT1-related protein At1g44800 is translated as MGWKVVNDVKPYLAMVLLQVGFAGMYIIAVASLKAGMSHFVLVVYRNLVATAVMTPFALYFERGLRPKMTITIFIKVMGLAFLEPVMDQNLYFMGAKLTSAGFATALVNILPAVTFVLALILRMEKVRLRSLHSQAKIAGTVLTVAGAVLMVLYHGPIVQFPWTKGQHHATASGQGAGGAAAARDWLNGTIMVIVACVAWACFFILQSNTLQSYPAELSLTVLICGMGSLMSGAIALVAERANTQAWVIGFDTRLFTAVYAGIVCSGVAYYVQGIVSRQRGPVFVTAFNPLCMIVTAVMGSIILKEEINLGSVIGAAIIVGGLYFLIWGKSKDEINKVYDASVKGAGELPLTSVTNGHRHGKQHELGNSNGSHVLDVKTPTTNDHYLPRDLPE